In one candidate division TA06 bacterium genomic region, the following are encoded:
- a CDS encoding polyprenol monophosphomannose synthase, whose protein sequence is MKALVVMPTYNEADNIAEMVSQVLSQDPSIEVLIIDDNSPDGTGEMAEKLAARDSRVHVFHRKEKLGLGSAYVAGFKYALKEGYDYIFEMDSDFSHDPKEIGNFLKNMEEYDLVIGSRYVSGVSVINWPMSRLLLSYSANMYARIVVGAPIRDLTGGFKCFRRNVLEAIDLNKVHSDGYAFQIEINYKAYRKGFRVKEIPIIFVERRAGESKMSKKIIGEAFFLVYRLRILSLLRKL, encoded by the coding sequence ATGAAAGCTCTGGTGGTAATGCCGACCTATAATGAGGCGGACAACATCGCTGAAATGGTGTCTCAAGTACTATCGCAAGACCCTTCAATTGAGGTGCTCATAATAGATGACAACTCGCCTGACGGCACGGGAGAGATGGCTGAGAAGCTTGCTGCTCGAGACTCGAGAGTGCATGTTTTCCACAGAAAGGAGAAGCTCGGGTTGGGCAGTGCGTACGTTGCTGGGTTTAAGTACGCGCTCAAGGAAGGATATGATTACATTTTTGAGATGGATTCGGACTTCTCTCATGATCCGAAGGAGATAGGTAATTTCCTGAAGAACATGGAAGAGTATGATCTTGTCATTGGTTCGAGATATGTCAGCGGGGTGAGTGTGATAAACTGGCCGATGTCAAGATTGTTGTTGAGTTATTCTGCAAACATGTATGCGAGAATCGTGGTTGGAGCTCCCATAAGGGACCTGACCGGAGGATTCAAGTGTTTTAGGCGTAATGTGCTGGAGGCGATTGATCTTAACAAGGTACATTCCGATGGGTATGCTTTTCAGATAGAAATCAACTATAAGGCATACCGGAAGGGGTTCAGAGTAAAGGAAATCCCCATCATATTCGTGGAGCGCAGAGCGGGCGAGTCGAAAATGTCAAAGAAGATAATAGGAGAGGCCTTCTTTCTTGTGTATAGATTGAGAATCTTGAGCCTACTCAGAAAGCTGTGA
- a CDS encoding glycosyltransferase family 2 protein, whose translation MKLSVIIPVYNEATTIKKVLQRVSSVPQEKEIIVVDDCSSDGTRDILRNLAMPDMRLIFHERNMGKGAAIRTGLKEAKGDAVIAQDADLEYDPTEFVALMNPIKQGRAAVVYGSRFKGGGKFLLKSRFANRVLTALTNLLFGCHLSDMETCYKCMRIDVAKSIQIKSNGFEVEPEITAKILKRGFHIWEVPITYRGRSSSEGKKIGWKDGLKAIVALIRYRFKE comes from the coding sequence TTGAAGCTGTCCGTAATAATTCCTGTATACAATGAGGCTACTACCATAAAGAAAGTTTTGCAGCGGGTTTCTTCCGTGCCCCAGGAGAAGGAGATAATAGTTGTCGATGACTGTTCTAGTGATGGGACCAGGGACATTCTGAGAAATCTTGCCATGCCAGACATGAGGCTCATTTTCCATGAAAGAAATATGGGCAAAGGAGCGGCGATCAGGACAGGTCTGAAAGAAGCCAAGGGTGATGCGGTCATAGCACAGGACGCTGACCTCGAGTATGACCCCACGGAATTTGTGGCCCTGATGAATCCCATCAAACAAGGCCGCGCTGCGGTCGTATACGGCTCAAGGTTCAAGGGTGGAGGCAAGTTTCTTCTCAAGAGTCGGTTCGCCAACAGGGTTCTGACTGCCCTGACGAATCTTCTCTTCGGCTGCCACCTCAGTGACATGGAGACTTGTTACAAGTGTATGAGGATAGATGTAGCTAAGTCCATACAAATCAAGTCAAACGGTTTCGAAGTAGAACCGGAAATCACTGCCAAGATACTCAAGCGGGGATTCCACATCTGGGAGGTGCCAATAACGTATCGTGGCAGGAGTTCCTCTGAAGGGAAAAAGATAGGTTGGAAAGATGGCCTGAAGGCAATTGTTGCGCTCATACGTTATAGATTCAAGGAATAG
- a CDS encoding flippase-like domain-containing protein, with product MGQGSPSSGTLPEGFAGLKVQKRWLRGAVALLLVLIIFLFLGKEMWKNWRQIPFEQIRFNYWLVILSYACMFASFLTHAGVWKLMLAAYGAKLSYVHSFQIVVTSQLGKYIPGKVWFALGRMYLAKEFGVPERVSIVSVALESVLLVISGAVIALLTIVAPWAQNFPLKYSLLALIIVVCGLVVTHPRIFGRLVNLTTRMLKQESIQMNLTYAGMVGLLLLYSVCWFWQGIGFFFLIGSFYEIEMAKWPVIWGIYALAWITGFLSFLAPAGLGVREGLMTLLLSFYMPLSLAVVVALVARIWSTVAEVLAFFVSLPAMRKWRSAELKREGS from the coding sequence TTGGGTCAAGGTAGTCCGTCATCTGGGACTCTGCCGGAAGGGTTTGCAGGCTTGAAAGTTCAGAAGAGATGGCTCCGTGGGGCGGTTGCTCTGCTCCTCGTTCTCATAATCTTTCTTTTTCTGGGAAAAGAAATGTGGAAGAACTGGCGCCAGATCCCATTTGAACAGATTCGATTCAACTACTGGCTGGTTATTCTTTCTTATGCATGTATGTTTGCCTCTTTCTTGACCCACGCGGGTGTATGGAAGCTTATGCTTGCTGCCTATGGTGCCAAGTTGAGTTATGTTCACTCCTTTCAGATAGTCGTTACATCCCAACTGGGTAAGTACATACCAGGCAAGGTTTGGTTCGCACTGGGGAGAATGTATTTGGCCAAGGAATTTGGTGTTCCGGAAAGGGTTTCAATTGTGAGCGTTGCCTTGGAGAGTGTTCTTTTAGTCATATCAGGAGCCGTGATTGCGCTTTTGACAATTGTGGCCCCGTGGGCGCAGAACTTTCCTTTGAAATACTCCCTTTTGGCTCTGATAATCGTCGTGTGCGGTCTTGTTGTGACACATCCCAGGATTTTTGGTAGACTTGTTAATCTCACCACAAGGATGCTGAAACAAGAGAGCATACAAATGAATCTCACGTATGCTGGAATGGTCGGCCTTCTTTTGCTATACTCGGTCTGTTGGTTCTGGCAGGGGATAGGGTTCTTTTTTCTAATAGGGTCTTTCTATGAAATAGAAATGGCAAAATGGCCCGTCATATGGGGGATTTATGCTCTGGCGTGGATCACGGGCTTTTTGAGCTTTTTGGCGCCGGCCGGCTTGGGAGTAAGAGAGGGACTAATGACGCTCCTTCTCTCCTTCTACATGCCTCTGTCGCTTGCAGTGGTTGTTGCTCTAGTTGCTCGGATATGGAGCACAGTAGCCGAGGTGTTAGCCTTTTTCGTTTCGCTTCCTGCTATGAGAAAGTGGAGAAGTGCTGAACTGAAAAGGGAGGGGAGTTGA
- a CDS encoding glycosyltransferase family 2 protein, producing the protein MDVSIIIVNYNTRASLRRCLHSVTAFPPLCEFETIVVDNASIDGSAEMVKKAFPQAVLVENRINKGFAGALNQGIRRSRGKLLLFVNPDVILARGCIEVLAEFMDRHPEPGICGPKLLNPDGRIQLSCRAFPTLVNVFFGRMSLWNRFFPQNRISRSFLEADLDYSVVQEVDWIVGACMMVKRKVVDSIGFFDEDYFLFVEDTDFCYRARKAGYSIYFVPHGVATHERGVSMRKSFVVSKYSHNISMYKFFVKHYKLNSIIRACLRIGLIARLLVVIPVEGIQRSL; encoded by the coding sequence ATGGACGTATCCATCATAATCGTCAACTACAATACGCGGGCATCCTTGAGGAGGTGTCTCCACTCTGTTACCGCTTTCCCTCCACTCTGCGAGTTCGAAACCATTGTGGTTGATAACGCATCGATTGACGGCAGTGCCGAGATGGTCAAGAAGGCGTTCCCCCAGGCTGTGCTCGTTGAAAACAGGATAAACAAGGGGTTCGCAGGAGCACTGAATCAGGGGATAAGAAGGTCAAGGGGCAAGCTGCTGCTCTTTGTGAATCCTGATGTGATTCTGGCTCGGGGGTGCATCGAGGTCTTAGCCGAATTCATGGACAGGCATCCCGAACCTGGGATATGTGGTCCAAAGCTGCTGAACCCGGACGGTAGGATTCAACTTTCCTGTAGAGCTTTTCCCACCCTTGTTAACGTGTTCTTTGGACGGATGTCACTCTGGAACCGATTCTTTCCCCAAAACAGGATAAGCAGGTCCTTCCTTGAGGCCGATCTCGACTATAGTGTAGTGCAGGAGGTGGACTGGATAGTGGGCGCATGTATGATGGTCAAAAGGAAAGTGGTGGATTCGATAGGCTTTTTCGATGAAGACTATTTTCTGTTCGTGGAAGATACCGACTTCTGCTACCGGGCAAGAAAAGCGGGTTACTCAATCTATTTCGTGCCGCATGGTGTTGCGACACATGAGAGGGGCGTGTCGATGCGGAAATCGTTTGTAGTCTCAAAATACAGTCATAACATAAGTATGTATAAGTTTTTCGTCAAACATTACAAGCTGAATTCCATAATACGTGCTTGTCTGAGGATTGGACTCATCGCCAGGCTTCTGGTTGTGATCCCCGTGGAGGGGATTCAAAGGTCTCTCTGA
- a CDS encoding glycosyltransferase gives MTVCYFGTYLRDYSRNRIIIKGLKKNDVQIKECHAELWSNTKERLKEFSGFIRKLILIKRILSCYVLLIKRYRQIGNYDVMFVGYTGHFDTFLARFLAGLRRRPLFFDAFVSLYDTFVDDRQLVSSRSLLGRVLRWVDRKSCMLADKVLLDTNEQIEYFRKKLALTDVKFHRIWVGAEDGLFYPGPEKDDDSFVVLFYGSLIPLQGAEVILEAAKILETHSDIRFEIVGSGQLSKKIAALAESLNLMNVSFIEWVDYEKLPEKIGESEVCLGIFGNTSKAQRVIPNKVYQALAMRKPVITGDSPAAREALIHGENAVLCKMGDPGRLAEAILSLKKDPLLRRKIAENGHSLFKSHFTTEKIGRMVKGLISQSVACE, from the coding sequence ATGACTGTCTGCTATTTTGGAACGTATCTGAGGGACTATTCAAGGAACAGAATCATTATAAAAGGCCTGAAGAAGAATGATGTGCAGATAAAAGAGTGCCACGCTGAGCTGTGGAGCAATACAAAAGAGAGGCTGAAAGAGTTCAGTGGATTTATCAGGAAACTGATACTTATCAAACGTATCCTCTCTTGCTATGTTCTTCTCATCAAGCGGTATCGCCAGATCGGAAACTACGATGTCATGTTTGTGGGCTACACCGGTCATTTCGATACCTTTCTCGCAAGATTTCTCGCTGGCCTTAGACGACGGCCTCTGTTTTTTGATGCTTTCGTATCCCTGTATGATACTTTTGTTGACGACCGCCAGTTAGTTTCTTCAAGGTCCCTTCTTGGTCGTGTTCTCAGGTGGGTTGACAGAAAGTCTTGTATGTTAGCTGATAAGGTGCTCCTGGATACCAACGAACAGATTGAATACTTTCGCAAAAAGCTCGCCCTCACTGACGTGAAATTCCACCGGATCTGGGTGGGTGCCGAGGATGGCCTCTTCTATCCAGGCCCTGAAAAAGATGATGATTCTTTCGTGGTTCTTTTCTATGGTTCGTTGATTCCTTTGCAGGGGGCGGAGGTTATTCTCGAGGCTGCGAAGATATTGGAGACCCATTCAGACATACGGTTTGAAATTGTCGGTTCTGGACAGCTCAGCAAAAAGATCGCTGCTCTTGCAGAAAGCCTGAACCTAATGAATGTTTCATTCATTGAGTGGGTGGATTACGAAAAGCTTCCCGAAAAAATTGGAGAATCTGAAGTTTGTCTGGGCATCTTTGGAAACACTTCGAAGGCTCAACGGGTCATACCCAACAAGGTCTATCAGGCCCTTGCTATGAGGAAACCGGTAATCACAGGAGACTCGCCAGCAGCAAGGGAAGCTCTGATTCACGGTGAGAACGCCGTTCTCTGCAAAATGGGAGATCCTGGACGATTGGCAGAAGCAATCCTTTCGCTCAAAAAGGATCCTCTTCTCAGAAGAAAAATCGCCGAGAACGGCCATTCTCTTTTCAAGAGCCATTTTACGACCGAAAAGATCGGGAGGATGGTGAAGGGACTGATATCACAATCTGTCGCGTGTGAGTAG
- a CDS encoding SDR family oxidoreductase, whose translation MRAVVTGGAGFLGSHLCEALLEDGCSVVTIDNLITGNKENMGALLGLSEFEFIEGDICDGIDVEGDIDMIFHLASPASPNDYLNLPIETLKAGTVGTLNCLEFAQEKSSLFLLASTSEIYGDPLEHPQREEYWGNVNPIGVRSVYDEAKRVSESMAMAYHRERGVTVRIARIFNTYGPRMKRDDGRVVPNFIDQALHGQDLTVFGDGAQTRSFCFVSDLIDGLLKLARSGVEDPVNLGNPEEVRIVDLAKLILKMAGSNSGIKFEELPVDDPRTRRPDISKAEKLLGWQPNVDLNVGLEKTLAWFRGKLHRS comes from the coding sequence ATGAGGGCTGTGGTAACAGGTGGCGCTGGTTTCCTTGGTTCGCATCTCTGTGAGGCGCTCTTAGAAGACGGCTGCAGCGTAGTTACGATTGACAATCTGATCACTGGTAACAAAGAGAATATGGGGGCGCTTCTTGGCTTGTCTGAGTTTGAGTTTATCGAGGGGGACATCTGTGATGGCATAGATGTAGAAGGCGACATTGATATGATCTTCCATCTGGCCTCGCCAGCGAGCCCCAACGACTATCTCAATCTTCCAATAGAAACGCTCAAAGCAGGGACTGTGGGAACTCTGAATTGCCTTGAGTTCGCCCAAGAGAAGAGCTCTCTTTTTCTTCTTGCTTCCACCTCAGAGATCTATGGCGATCCATTGGAGCATCCTCAAAGAGAGGAGTACTGGGGCAACGTCAATCCTATAGGAGTCAGGTCTGTTTATGATGAAGCAAAGAGGGTCTCTGAGTCCATGGCTATGGCCTACCACAGGGAAAGAGGGGTGACAGTCAGGATAGCAAGAATATTCAACACCTACGGACCAAGGATGAAACGCGATGATGGGAGGGTCGTCCCCAACTTCATCGATCAAGCACTCCACGGCCAGGACCTGACAGTATTCGGAGATGGTGCCCAGACCAGGAGCTTTTGTTTTGTTTCGGACCTGATAGATGGTCTGCTCAAGCTGGCAAGGAGCGGTGTGGAAGATCCTGTGAACTTGGGGAACCCCGAAGAAGTCAGGATAGTAGATCTGGCGAAATTGATTTTGAAAATGGCAGGCAGCAATAGTGGCATAAAGTTCGAAGAACTGCCCGTAGATGACCCGCGTACAAGAAGACCTGACATATCCAAAGCAGAAAAGCTGTTGGGGTGGCAGCCCAACGTTGATCTGAATGTAGGACTTGAGAAAACGCTAGCCTGGTTTAGGGGGAAATTGCACAGGTCGTAG
- a CDS encoding sugar transferase: protein MIKEKVHTFGIGHAVVDIALTVGAFYVASWIRRALLPPDLKAFLDLNRIGWMLIVIVPVWFILLNYEKAYPSFEQRSLRIICYRAAKAALEGLGILFAVIFFKRAYVQSRLFILFFGAINIGFLVAARVLIFQWRKHFYARGSHLHQVLIVGTDDNAVKVSKLIADQSQWGFDLSGFLTLSSSHERSAECTPVLGELKNLGDILHNSHIDWVIFVVDSSEIELVRSGIRECEEVGVVASYLMGNMFPLKMARMHLDAYDGTTFLTFTTTTSYGWSLLYKGILDRVGASLGILLLSPLMLLVATLIKLSSKGPVFFDQERCGLNGRRFVLYKFRTMKEGAEKMLDDVKATSGNGSRVVFKLKDDPRVTRVGRFLRRFSLDELPQLYNVLKGEMSLVGPRPPIPSEVKKYERWQRRRLSMKPGLTCIWQVSGRNEVDFEKWMTLDLQYIDDWSLTLDAKILLKTVPAVLSGKGAY, encoded by the coding sequence ATGATTAAAGAAAAGGTTCATACTTTTGGAATTGGGCATGCGGTTGTAGACATCGCTTTGACAGTCGGGGCTTTTTATGTTGCCAGTTGGATAAGACGGGCACTTCTTCCGCCAGATTTAAAGGCTTTTCTCGATCTGAACAGAATAGGCTGGATGCTCATAGTGATAGTTCCCGTCTGGTTCATTTTGCTCAACTATGAAAAGGCCTACCCTTCTTTTGAACAGAGGTCTCTGAGAATCATTTGCTACAGGGCTGCGAAAGCTGCGCTCGAGGGGCTGGGGATACTCTTTGCCGTCATCTTTTTCAAGAGGGCCTATGTTCAAAGCCGCCTGTTCATACTCTTCTTCGGAGCCATTAATATTGGATTTCTAGTGGCGGCAAGGGTTCTCATTTTTCAGTGGAGAAAGCACTTTTATGCCAGGGGTTCACATCTTCACCAGGTACTCATTGTGGGAACGGATGATAACGCGGTCAAAGTCTCCAAACTGATAGCCGATCAATCGCAGTGGGGGTTTGACCTATCGGGGTTCTTGACGTTAAGCAGTAGCCACGAACGGAGCGCGGAGTGCACTCCAGTATTGGGCGAGCTGAAGAATTTGGGAGATATTCTTCATAATTCCCACATCGACTGGGTGATTTTTGTGGTAGACAGCAGTGAAATAGAGCTGGTCAGATCTGGCATCAGGGAGTGCGAGGAGGTAGGAGTAGTTGCATCGTATTTGATGGGCAACATGTTTCCGTTGAAGATGGCCAGGATGCATCTTGACGCATACGACGGCACCACATTTCTCACCTTTACGACTACCACTAGCTACGGTTGGTCTCTACTATACAAGGGCATCCTTGATAGGGTGGGAGCGTCTCTGGGAATCCTGCTTTTGTCTCCTCTCATGCTTCTGGTCGCCACTCTCATAAAGCTCTCTTCGAAGGGTCCGGTCTTTTTCGACCAGGAGAGGTGTGGACTGAATGGACGGAGGTTTGTGCTTTACAAGTTCAGGACTATGAAAGAGGGCGCAGAAAAGATGCTGGATGATGTCAAGGCGACAAGCGGTAATGGGTCCCGGGTGGTGTTCAAATTAAAGGATGACCCTCGGGTGACACGTGTGGGAAGATTCTTGAGAAGGTTCAGTCTGGACGAATTGCCTCAACTCTACAATGTGCTGAAAGGCGAGATGAGTTTGGTGGGTCCAAGACCGCCAATTCCGTCTGAGGTGAAGAAGTACGAACGGTGGCAAAGAAGAAGGTTATCCATGAAACCTGGTCTCACCTGTATTTGGCAGGTGAGTGGCCGCAATGAGGTGGATTTCGAAAAGTGGATGACCTTAGATCTTCAATACATAGATGATTGGTCGCTGACTCTGGATGCTAAGATTCTTCTGAAGACGGTACCTGCCGTACTCTCGGGGAAAGGGGCGTATTGA
- a CDS encoding class I SAM-dependent methyltransferase: protein MLKEWELIPCDICGSTTFSIFWEKRTSKYVKCSQCGHVFVSPQWTPEVIKTEADELAKGYHATDERIESDFSSFIREYIHYPRLSSVEKYKKNGRLLDVGCATGAFMFSARMRGWEPFGIELSQVSARYGREVEHLDIHVGTLFDAGFASGYFDVVTMWEVIEHLPTPTGYLREVKRILREGGAALLSTPNVNSLTRLIIGKKWEVISPEEHLHLFSERTVKTLFEKSGFLVSRSVTEDINPLLIIRNLVSRRRSDDRGEKRREIVALRNVIEKHRILKSSRRAMNTILSRIKLGDTLVVLAEKAQ, encoded by the coding sequence ATGTTGAAGGAATGGGAATTGATTCCGTGCGATATTTGTGGATCAACGACTTTCTCCATCTTTTGGGAAAAGCGAACCTCGAAGTATGTCAAATGTTCTCAATGTGGACATGTTTTCGTTAGCCCGCAGTGGACCCCAGAGGTCATCAAAACCGAAGCTGATGAGTTGGCGAAAGGTTACCATGCCACCGATGAAAGGATAGAATCGGATTTTTCCAGTTTTATACGCGAATATATTCACTATCCGAGGCTGAGCTCCGTTGAAAAATACAAGAAGAACGGGAGGTTGTTGGATGTGGGATGTGCCACAGGTGCATTCATGTTCTCTGCGAGAATGAGAGGATGGGAACCTTTTGGGATTGAACTTTCGCAGGTTAGCGCCCGTTACGGGAGAGAGGTGGAACATCTAGATATTCATGTAGGGACCCTGTTTGACGCGGGTTTCGCCAGCGGTTATTTCGATGTCGTTACCATGTGGGAGGTGATAGAGCACCTGCCCACGCCAACTGGGTACTTAAGGGAGGTCAAGAGGATCCTGAGAGAAGGGGGAGCCGCTCTGCTTTCGACACCGAACGTCAATTCTTTGACCCGACTCATCATTGGGAAGAAATGGGAAGTCATCTCACCTGAAGAGCATCTTCACCTCTTTTCTGAAAGAACAGTCAAAACCCTGTTTGAAAAGTCTGGTTTTCTGGTTTCCAGAAGTGTGACTGAGGACATTAATCCGTTACTCATCATCAGAAATCTAGTCTCTCGCAGGCGAAGCGACGACCGAGGGGAAAAGCGGAGAGAGATTGTTGCATTAAGGAATGTGATTGAGAAACACAGGATTCTCAAGTCATCGCGTCGAGCAATGAACACCATTCTTTCAAGAATCAAATTAGGTGATACCCTTGTCGTCCTAGCTGAGAAGGCCCAATGA
- the dacB gene encoding D-alanyl-D-alanine carboxypeptidase/D-alanyl-D-alanine-endopeptidase translates to MVEWRGVRLCISMIWVPLIFCSLVGFAQCSEWRLARNLDRVLKSSGLRRAFVGVMVEDLKTGRVLYSRNEDFLFIPASNEKLLTTTASLHWFGPDFTYCTQVYATGTVSTDSALDGNLVVVGSGDPTFSETFGINPDSVFSSWAESLKIRGVYRIAGSVVTDESLFDRERLGYGWDWHYLSYWYAAEVSALSYNDNSVQIDVLPGDSVGATASVLLSPRTSYAKLTGTVLTSSPGTGASVDIWRTPSTNEICISGSLAVDQEMKSFRVSVSDPALFYAHRFTEILKENSIEVDGEPFVCDSTPVSATLLFSHYSPELESTIGVTNKGSENLSAEMLFKTMGAQAYGEGTFENGARAVKSYLATIGIDTSRCISVDGSGLSRRNLVSPRALVKLLHANFTGGALTNSLPVSGSAGTLESRMEREPLAGRVYAKTGTLDQTSALSGYVMALSGRPVAFALMTNHFVEEIGMIKSLEDEVCRALVHYSPRSFGPKGGRHRGKVR, encoded by the coding sequence ATGGTAGAATGGCGTGGCGTAAGGTTATGTATTTCAATGATTTGGGTCCCTCTTATCTTCTGCTCTTTGGTAGGATTTGCCCAATGCTCAGAGTGGCGTCTAGCGCGGAACCTGGATCGGGTGCTAAAAAGCTCTGGACTTCGTCGAGCATTTGTGGGGGTAATGGTGGAGGATCTGAAGACCGGAAGAGTTCTGTATTCCAGGAATGAGGACTTTTTGTTTATTCCTGCGTCGAATGAGAAGCTTTTGACCACAACAGCCTCGCTGCACTGGTTTGGTCCAGACTTCACGTACTGTACCCAGGTCTATGCCACTGGCACTGTGAGCACAGATTCGGCGCTTGATGGCAACCTCGTGGTAGTTGGCTCGGGGGACCCCACATTTTCTGAAACCTTCGGCATCAATCCAGATTCTGTATTCTCTTCCTGGGCAGAGTCACTGAAAATCCGGGGAGTTTACAGGATTGCAGGGTCTGTCGTGACAGACGAATCTCTGTTCGACAGGGAGAGACTCGGATACGGTTGGGATTGGCATTATCTCTCCTATTGGTATGCAGCAGAGGTTTCTGCTCTCTCTTACAATGATAACTCCGTGCAAATTGATGTGCTTCCAGGGGATTCTGTCGGAGCCACTGCGTCAGTCTTGCTCTCGCCTCGGACTTCCTATGCGAAGTTAACAGGCACTGTCCTCACCTCCAGTCCTGGCACAGGCGCCTCTGTGGACATTTGGAGAACGCCCTCGACAAACGAGATATGCATTTCAGGCAGTCTTGCCGTAGACCAAGAGATGAAGTCCTTCCGTGTTTCGGTCAGCGATCCGGCCCTTTTCTATGCGCACAGATTTACAGAAATCCTGAAGGAGAATTCAATAGAGGTTGATGGAGAGCCTTTTGTCTGCGACTCAACTCCTGTCAGTGCAACCTTGCTCTTCTCCCATTACTCTCCGGAGCTTGAAAGCACAATAGGTGTGACGAACAAAGGGAGTGAGAACCTCAGCGCAGAAATGCTTTTCAAGACTATGGGAGCACAGGCGTATGGCGAGGGGACATTTGAAAACGGAGCCCGTGCAGTCAAATCATATCTCGCAACCATAGGCATCGATACGAGCAGGTGTATTAGTGTAGATGGATCAGGACTTTCTCGGCGCAACCTGGTCTCCCCCAGGGCCCTGGTGAAACTGCTCCACGCGAATTTCACAGGGGGGGCACTGACCAATTCGTTGCCAGTATCTGGATCAGCCGGGACTCTCGAGAGCAGAATGGAAAGGGAGCCACTTGCTGGAAGGGTTTATGCTAAGACTGGAACCCTCGACCAGACAAGCGCGCTGTCAGGATATGTGATGGCCTTATCAGGCAGGCCTGTTGCTTTCGCCTTGATGACCAACCACTTTGTTGAAGAAATTGGGATGATCAAGTCGTTGGAGGATGAGGTTTGTCGGGCTCTTGTTCACTATAGTCCAAGGTCTTTTGGGCCGAAGGGAGGACGACATAGGGGTAAGGTTCGATAA
- a CDS encoding UDP-glucose/GDP-mannose dehydrogenase family protein, protein MNIGVVGSGHVGLVTGACLAELGHTSICDDDDVRKIEMLKNGQMPFYEPGLKEMVDRNVAAGRLEFTTDIAHTIERSRALFIAVGTPPREDGEADLSTVEAVASRIAETMREYKLVVEKSTVPVHTGIQIKRTMEMRRKNDVEFDVASNPEFLREGSAVHDFMNPDRVVIGFETERARRNLLEIYGPLKAPIIETDMQSAEIIKHASNSFLSMKISFINAISIICEMAGADVLKVAEGVGMDKRIGRAFLDAGVGFGGFCFPKDIRAFVRIAEKLGYDFRLLKEVERINEEQKERFVAKVKEVLWNLSGKTIGVLGLAFKPNTDDMRYAPSLDIINGLLSEGAKVKAYDPAAMDAAKKLLNNVEFCKDPYDTAKDADAVALVTEWEEFEKLDLEKLKTVMRSPVLIDGRNVFDPETIQELGFVYKGMGR, encoded by the coding sequence ATGAACATCGGGGTGGTTGGCTCCGGACATGTTGGCTTGGTGACTGGTGCATGTCTGGCAGAACTCGGTCACACCAGTATTTGTGATGACGACGACGTTCGCAAGATTGAGATGCTCAAAAATGGCCAGATGCCTTTCTACGAGCCCGGTCTGAAAGAAATGGTGGATAGAAATGTGGCGGCAGGGAGACTTGAGTTCACAACTGACATAGCACACACAATAGAGAGGTCGAGGGCGCTGTTTATTGCCGTAGGCACACCCCCGAGGGAAGATGGCGAGGCGGACCTGAGTACAGTGGAGGCAGTTGCCTCCAGGATAGCGGAGACGATGAGAGAATACAAACTGGTGGTGGAAAAGAGCACTGTGCCCGTACACACCGGGATTCAGATAAAGCGCACAATGGAAATGAGAAGAAAGAACGATGTGGAGTTCGATGTGGCGTCAAATCCTGAGTTCTTGAGAGAAGGAAGTGCTGTGCACGATTTCATGAACCCGGATAGGGTGGTAATAGGGTTTGAGACTGAAAGGGCAAGAAGGAATCTACTAGAGATCTACGGCCCGCTTAAGGCCCCAATAATAGAGACCGACATGCAGAGTGCAGAGATAATAAAGCACGCGTCAAATTCATTTCTCTCAATGAAGATTTCCTTCATTAATGCAATCTCAATCATATGCGAAATGGCGGGCGCAGATGTACTTAAGGTTGCCGAAGGAGTCGGCATGGATAAAAGGATTGGGCGGGCGTTCCTGGACGCTGGCGTGGGCTTTGGGGGGTTCTGTTTTCCCAAGGATATCAGGGCATTTGTTAGAATTGCAGAAAAGCTGGGATATGACTTCAGACTCCTGAAAGAAGTGGAGAGAATAAACGAAGAGCAAAAGGAGAGATTCGTGGCAAAGGTCAAGGAGGTTTTGTGGAACCTTTCGGGAAAGACGATCGGAGTCCTTGGATTGGCGTTTAAACCCAATACAGATGATATGAGGTATGCGCCGTCCCTGGACATAATCAACGGCCTCTTGTCAGAGGGCGCGAAGGTGAAGGCTTATGATCCGGCCGCCATGGATGCAGCCAAAAAACTGCTTAACAACGTCGAGTTCTGCAAGGACCCATATGATACTGCAAAGGATGCTGATGCTGTTGCACTAGTAACAGAATGGGAGGAGTTCGAGAAGCTGGATCTAGAAAAATTGAAGACCGTAATGAGGAGCCCTGTTCTCATAGACGGGAGAAATGTTTTTGACCCCGAAACGATTCAGGAGCTTGGTTTCGTTTACAAAGGGATGGGTAGATGA